One Avibacterium avium genomic window carries:
- the ruvX gene encoding Holliday junction resolvase RuvX: MSITALAFDFGTKSIGCAVGQSITGSAQPLPAFKAQDGIPNWVAIEKCLTEWKPNIVVVGLPLNMDGTEQPLTQRARKFANRLHGRFGVTVTLQDERLTTTEARAEIFQRGGFKALEKGKVDSISACIILESWFENPTQALEK, encoded by the coding sequence ATGAGCATCACCGCCCTTGCGTTTGATTTCGGTACGAAAAGTATTGGCTGTGCCGTAGGGCAAAGTATCACTGGCTCTGCCCAGCCTTTGCCTGCGTTTAAAGCACAAGACGGCATTCCAAATTGGGTGGCTATCGAAAAATGCCTAACGGAATGGAAGCCTAACATTGTGGTGGTCGGCTTACCCTTAAATATGGACGGCACAGAACAGCCGCTCACCCAACGCGCCAGAAAATTCGCCAATCGCTTACACGGACGATTTGGCGTAACTGTAACCTTACAAGACGAACGCCTTACCACCACGGAAGCGCGTGCCGAGATTTTCCAACGTGGTGGCTTTAAAGCGCTTGAAAAAGGCAAGGTGGACAGCATTTCTGCCTGCATTATTTTAGAAAGTTGGTTTGAAAATCCAACACAAGCGCTTGAGAAATAA